TTTCCTGTTATCAGTTAGCAATTATTTGCTCGTGTATATCAAAACAAACTATATTTAAGTGTGTTCTGAATTTGAACTAGGAGCATTTTTTTCTAAAGATATTTTTGGGACTTGTTCTGTTCTTTGTATTATCTTTCAGTTCTTGTTAAGAAATCTCAACAATTGAATGAATTTGAACTTTGCTTGCAGGAGATACTGAGCTTCTAAAGTTTTTACTCTCCAAGAATGTGAGTGTTGATTCTCAAAGTGATGCTGGTACTCCGCTAATATGGGCTGCCGGTCATGGCCAGCAAGACTCTGTCAAATTACTACTAGAACATAAGGCCAACGTAAGTTGATTGCTTTACTAAGTCGAaaagtttaatttaattatccagtgtgaaaTGTGTCTGCATTTATTGCACACATTTTAAGATCATATGGTACTGCCGTTTTGTCATAAAATTTCTCCAAGGTCTACTGGCTGAGAGGCAGATAATTCAAGATATAACCAGTTATTTTTGATAAAGATTGATTTAAAACATTGGTATAGTTTGTATCCTGTGCAGTAGAAAAGGTGTAAAAGCGTAGATATATTGTCTTCTTCCTCTGCATCATCTGAGATGTTCGTGGAAGCTTTGGGCTGTTATATTGGATGCATCAGCTTATAGTGTTAAATCCAACCCTTGTAGAATAATATGGTTTAGCTTGATTAATTACCATTAATAGAATTAGAAACTATCACATTTTAGTTATATTTGAAGATTTGAATAATAGAAGTAGAACCAATATTTGTTATTTTCTGTGGCGTGGGTTGGGGTTTTGTGTGCATATGCCCTTATGTCATTTGAAGTTAAGTTTTCCTTCTATCCAACACCTGATCATGTGACAACATAGGGTTTTGAAATTATCGATCTTGATTTAGCATACTGATGGCTGCCTAAACTGCACTAGTAAGATGACCTAGAAATACTAGAATGTGCTTTAACTGCATCATTAATGCAATTTCACTCAAATGCGCCAAAACAATCTTTAGGGAGGAGGGTGGATATATACCCAAGTATAAAGTTCTTAACCGGTTTTATCTGCTTTTGTTGCAGCCAGATGCTATGACTGAAGATGATATTACTCCTTTATTATCAGCTGTTGCAGCTGGTTCGTTGGCATGTTTGGAGTTATTAATTAAGGTAAGTAATTAATTGGTCTCTACTGTTAGGATACTGCTTTGCATGCTATCCTCTCTGTATTGCTAAAGTTGTTAAATGGGTGATGGCCGGATGGGCTAACTAACCTGGTTAACCTCAAATATGTTGGCCCCATTGCATCTGAGCACTTTTTGGCGTGGTTGTAAGGTGATAAAATTATTTGATGCTTTCTCTTATATCTTGTTAGTATACAGCTTTGCATGTTATCCTCTATATTATGGAGTTGCTAGATAGGTAATGGAATGGGCTAACCTGTTAACCTGGAAATTACAGGGTTCTGCCTCAATTTTGTTGGCTTGTTGAGCTCTTTTGGCTTGGTTGGCTTATTCAAGTCCTTAAGTTTACCCCTCCCCCCCCCCTCCTTTTATATAGAAATTTGAAAGAATAATTTACAGCTCAGTGCATTTTGAATTCTAAAACTAAATTTTAGATTAAATGCTACAAATTTAAGTTTAGTATTCAAATTTTGAACAAAATTCTACTAACTCTAGAACTTTAAGTGCAATGGGGCCTACAACATGTTCTAAATGTATTTCTTAAGTGCACTAAATTTGACAAGAGCTTGATTTTCTTGTTTGCATACTCTGGTCACATAAGAAACACTATTGCATCTCATTTTTCTACCCGGTCATACATTTTCTGTTGTCAAAATGTAAGCATATCTAAAAATTCATACTTTGTTGTATCATACAGGCAGGTGCAACTGTGAACTTTACTGCAGGTGGTGCGACACCTTTGCACATTGCTGCTGATATTGGCAGCCCAGAGATCATAAACTGCTTATTACAAGCTGGAGCTGATCCTAATGCCATTGATGAGGTAAAGCCAGCAAATTTTACATGCCTCGGTTTTCTCAACaactacaaaaaatagtcttcTTGTATAGTCAGAGTATCATAAGAACTTTTATTAACTAATTTCACCCTAGATGAGTTCACATGGATGTAATATCTTAAAACATTTTACTGATATATGGACAAGTTATGTTGCTTTGTAACCAGGGGATTTGGGAGAAAATCAAGGCAAATCTGAACAGTCATCTTTTCATTGAAATCTTTGGTCTTTAAGCTTTGCCTTGCTGCAGGATGGTTTGAAACCAGTTCAGGTAGCAGCTTCAAGAGGAAATAAGGTAGCTGTTGAAATTCTTCTCCCAGTAACAGCCCCAATTGAATCAATTCCAGAATGGAGTATTGATGGAATTCTTAAACACATGCAACAAGAAACAGGGAAAGAGGAGGTACCCAGTCCATATGATTTACCTTTTCCACAGTTAAATATCATCCCTGTGCCTTTTATTGTCAAAGCCACATAGAAAACTTTACAGTAGAGGTTATGGGTAATTCTGTGCTAGTTATTCTTAAGAAATAAGCTTCTTTTATTCCTATGAAGGAGCATTTATGtacttttttctgtttttccGTTGTGCGTTTGGCAAAAAGATCATCTACTTCAACCTATAACCTACTGCATTGGGTGGTTTTGTCTTGTTTTACATGTCTTCTTCTTATTAGGCTTTATGTGGTTTCTATTTAAACAAATGCAGGGTCAGAATAAAAAAACTGCACGATCTAATGGACTTAAGGATACTGCAACTTCCAAGATAAGTTTGCCTGAGGTATTTCTTGATAACACAACATCTTTTTATGTGAGATTGTATTTCCTCTTGTTTTATTTGCGACTTAAATTTTCTAAATTAGAATCCGTATCACTGTATATTAGTTTGTTCGTTTTCTGGAATATCATTTGCCTCAAGCGTTGCATCTGTTAGTGTATATGGTTACTCATTAACATGGTCTTGGACTGGGGTGGTGGTGAAACATTATTTTGTTGTCCCTTCAGCTTGGGTAGCAATGTGATTTTGAGGATTTCATCTCGCTAACAGTGGAAAAATACCACAAGGGGCAAATCTCTATCATACCAAGTATAGGATAAGTTAACTGGCAGATTAGATGTTGGACTATCTTACTGAGAGAGAGTCGATGGCAGCGAAATAACACTTACTGGACATAGCTGTTGAGATCTGTTGTTGGATATGCCACTGGATACTTATTAAATAGCTGATATTCAAAGTCAGCTTTACTGACTTACTCATCATTGGTTCAAATCCTCAGGTGTCAGCTGAAGCAAAGAAAAAAGCTGCTGAAGCTAAGGCAAGGGCTGATGATGCTTTCAGGAGGAAAGATTATATGGCAGCAGTTGATGCTTACACACAGGTTCATTTTGTTTGCTATGTAATGAATAATTCAGTGTTCCATTAATTAAGTTGTCTTGCTTGACAATAACAAAATAGGATGAGGAACTTACAAGGTTATCTCTATTATCGTCCATCCATACCTATGTGACACGAGGGTGTTGCTCCAGTAAAACATACTACTACTGATTCTACATATCTATTAGTAATAAATCACCAATTAAATATAGGGCTAGTATTTAAATGATCAAACCGATCATGTTAACCTAGGATGAGTGTATAATATTATACTGTATAAAACACTTGATCATTAATATCCTCCTCATGAGTCTAAATGTTAAATGTTTTATCAACATAGTATGAAATGCTGGTTTCGCACCTAAATATATAGTCTAGGCGTGCATGAATCATATGTTGGATTATCATAGATTTGCTCTTGGGTTGTAAATGTGTAAATTTTTTGCATAAGTATCTGACTGGCTTTTGCTCTTGAAATGAATTTGCAGGCAATTGATTTCGACCCAACTGATGCTACTTTGCTTTCCAATAGAAGTCTCTGTTGGCTTCGTCTTGGACAAGCGGAGCATGCTTTAGCAGATGCAAGAGCATGTAAGGCTCTTAGGCCTGATTGGCCAAAGGCTTGCTACCGTGAGGGTGCCGCTCTTCGTCTACTGCAGGTGAGGTGTCATTCCTACGGTCAACACATTGAAAAATGGTCTTGCAAATTTACATTGTAACATTTGTTATGCTTAATATTGCAGAAATTTGAGGATGCAGCCAATGCATTCTATGATGGTGTCACACTCAACCCTGAGAATATGGAGCTTGTAACTGCTTTCAGGTCTTAACTTTTTTATGAACATTATGTTGCATTTTTTGGATCCAAGAGAAGATGGCCTGGAAAATGGTTGGTTGACATTGTGTGTTCTCGTGGTGCAgggaagctgtggatgctggaAGAAAATTTCATGCAacacagcagcagcagcagcagcagcaagaATCTTGATGAAGAATATCTATTGGTCTATTCTGTACTACTACTTGTTAGCATTTTCACTCTCAATTTTGTTCTTGTGGTGAATACTGGATTAATATTTTGTTCTTATCGAATTCTGATCCTGAATATTTATATGAAGTGCCATCCTTGATTCATTGTGTACAAATCAAGAGAGTTAGTAGTTTGAGATTCGAGAAAGACACAACTCTGTCTTGCTATCGGGTTATCTATTTATCCCGTGACTATGGTCACTCAACCCTCAACCAGTTAAGTTGGACTTCATTGTCAACCAATCGGAGCTTCGAGAAAAACAAACTGTCTTGCTATTGGGTTATCCGTCACTGTGGTTACTCGAACCTCCAACCAATTAAGCCAGCCGGACTTCATGGTCCACCAATCAATTGCATTGCGCTGTGTTTGATTCTTAACAAGGATATGGGTAACACTCTTTGCCAAAGACAACACCAAAGCAAGAGAATGAGCTTCAACTTTGAATACAACGCTGAAAATCCAGCAAATTACTTGAAGAATGTTGACAAATTAGGGTAGAAATGTTTGGTAGCAAAGGCAAAAGAAGAAAGATGTGAATATGAATTGGATAGAAGTAGAACAAGGTGAACAAACTACATAGAACAATAAAATTGGCttctctctcatcaaaatcTAGGGTTCAACGCACAACCGAGAGCAGGCCGCCTTCCGCGGCGTCGCTCTCATCCAAAAACAAATCCTCCGTGCCTCTCAAGGCGGCGTGGGCGGCGCACACCACCAGCGCCACAATCAGCGCGACGAGCACATTGAATCCGACGTGAGTCAACGCCAGCGCCACCACAGTGACCACCGCCAGCGCCACCAAAACCACGCGGTCGTCGACGACTCTGCCTAGGGCGATCACCGGATCTTCGCGGCAAAGGTAGAGCCACAGCCAGGCTAGGAACACCACGAGGAAGACGATCATGGAGAGCGGGTGGTAGACGAGGCCGCAGAAGAGGATGATTAGGGCGATTAGGGCGTAATTGACGCGGAAGTAGTTCAAATTGTGGCGGATTCGAGACGTGGCCTCGGCGTAGCTGtaggggagggagagagaggagaCGTCGAGGAGCAGGCTCCATGGCCGGCGCGTGGCGTAGAGGGATCGGGCGCGGGAGACTAGCTGCGGCtttgcggcggcggcggaattGGAATTCGCGTGCATTGTTGTCGCGGAATTTGCGAGATGAGATGAaatgagaagagagagaaagcacCGATAGCTAATtgaagcggcggcggcggattaTGTGGGCGGAGGAGATGCGGCGGAGGAGCTGTTGGGATTTGGGGCTGTTTCAGTGTGACGGAGAGAATCTCTCAAAGCAAAAATAATTGAGTGATTTTAAATCGAATAGCGAGCGGACTAATTTTAGTAATTTAATTAagatttttttactaaatttaGAATCTAAAACAAATTgataaaaacaataaatatcACTCTACTTAAATGTACTCCATATAGATAAGTCGAATtgttacatttatttattaattgaatttaagaTGGAGATTCATACACATAGTATCATTCTAAGTCAATAATGAAGTTGGTGTTGCCTTCTTTATTGCAGTTCAAGTAATTGAGTACCTGCATAATAATATAGACTAGAAATTTAATTTGATGATCTAAATGGAAATTTTATGATGAAAGATTAGATGATACAAACCTGTTTCATAGTGAATCTGTGATGAGGATCTTGTTTGAGACAGCTGTCAGCAGCAAGCACCATCCAAAATAGCTGGTGAACATCATGGCACTCCAAAATCCTTGAATCTATGAGTTTTGGATAGTTTTTTGCTTCCAAAAATGGTTTTGCCTGTCATCTTacaatataaattaattcaaTACAATTGAATCTGATGACTAGTTATTAGTATAAGATGATATCTTCCCTGAGAAGAAATTTATTTCAAGAAATGTGAGAAGAGTACATGTTACAACACAATTCAAATCAAAAGAGATATTTCAAGAAATA
This sequence is a window from Salvia splendens isolate huo1 chromosome 5, SspV2, whole genome shotgun sequence. Protein-coding genes within it:
- the LOC121805030 gene encoding PRA1 family protein E-like, whose product is MHANSNSAAAAKPQLVSRARSLYATRRPWSLLLDVSSLSLPYSYAEATSRIRHNLNYFRVNYALIALIILFCGLVYHPLSMIVFLVVFLAWLWLYLCREDPVIALGRVVDDRVVLVALAVVTVVALALTHVGFNVLVALIVALVVCAAHAALRGTEDLFLDESDAAEGGLLSVVR